A stretch of DNA from Edaphobacter lichenicola:
GCCGGAGTATGGGATACCGATGTTGTCGATGACCGAGATCAGCTCTGCGGCGGGGATCTCGCGGCGGATCACACCTTCGATCTGATCGCATAGTCTCGCTGTATCTTCGATGCGGGTTCCAGTGTGTGCGCGAACATGCAGCTTGAACTGCCCTCCATCCACCGAGGGAAAAAAGTCCTGTCCCAGCCATGGATAGAGAAGCACCACGGACGCGATCCAGAAGGCACCAATCGAAAGAAGAAACGTAACGCGATACTCCAGGCAGAAGCTCAACAGACCGTGGTACCAGTTGCGAAGTTTTTCGAAGTAGCGTTCAAAGGTAAGTTGAAAACGAACCAGCGGATTGCGGCTGACATGCGTCGTGTGCTCCTGCTGATGCGGCTTCAGGAGATATTTCGCCATGGTCGGAACGATGGTTCGCGACAGGAAGTATGAGGCGAGCATTGCAAAGACCACCGCCTCGGCCAGCGGGACGAACAGATATCTCGCCACGCCCCCAAGAAAAAACATGGGGACGAAGACGATGCATATCGAGATCGTCGAGACAAAAGCCGGAACTGCGATCTGAGCAGCACCGTCTAGAATCGCCTGTTCGACCTCCTTGCCCTCTTCAAGATTTCGATTGATATTCTCAATCTCGACGGTTGCATCATCGACAAGGATACCGACCGCCAACGCCAATCCGCCAAGCGTCATGATGTTGATCGTCTCGCCCAGAGCGGCCAGCATCAGCAAAGAACAGATGACGGACAAAGGAATGGAGACGGCGATAATGATGGTGGAACGCCAGCTTCCAAGGAATATCAGGATCATCGCCGCGGTGAGACAGGCAGCGATCAGGGCTTCGCGAACGACACCGCTGATTGCTCCACGTACAAAGACGGACTGGTCGGCGATAGGTTGCATCTTCAACGCGGGCGGCAGCTGCGCAGCGATGAGCGGAAGTTGAGCACGCACGTCCGAAATGATGTTCAGCGTCGAAGCGTTCCCAGTCTTCTGAATGGTCATCAACGAGGCACGCTGTCCATCCACACGCACGATGTTTGTTTGAGGAGGAAAGCCATCGCGAACATTGCCTATATCGCGGAGGTAGGTGGTTGAACCGTTTACGGTCTTGATCGGCAGATTATTCAACTCAGCAATTGAGCTTGGAGCGCTGTTGGTCTCTACCTGGTAATCGACGTGCCCCATCTTCATATCGCCGGCCGGCAAGATGATGTTTTGAGTCGATATGGTGTTTACGATGTCCGAGGCAGAGAGCCCATAGGCCTGCAGCTTCTGCGTATCGACATCCACCTGTATCTGGCGCTGCTTTCCTCCATAGGGGAAGGGCATGGAGGCGCCCTGAACGGTCGCCAGTTGGGTGCGGATAAAGTTGGTTCCAAAGTCGTAGAGCTGCTGTTCACTCAGGCCGTTTCCGGACAAGCCAAGCTGCAGGATGGGGACACTCGACGCGCTGTACTGGATGACCAGGGGTGGCTGCGTACCCTGAGGATACTGGCGAAGCGCTGTCTGGGAGATAGCTGTTACCTGTGCCACCGCCTGGGAGATATTTACCGACGGGCGGAAGAAGATTTTGACTACCGAGACGCCGTTGAGTGTCTGGGACTCCGTGTGCTCGATGTCGTTGACCACGGTCGTCAGGTTTCGCTCGAAGGGCAGGACAATTCGATCGCTCAGTTGTTCGGGCGACAGTCCCGCGTAGTTCCATACGACCGAAACGACCGGGATATCAATGTTCGGAAAGATATCGACCGGCGTCCGCAGCATGACTACGGGCCCGATAATGAACAAGAGTAGCGACAAGACGACAAAGGTGTAAGGTCTCCTAAGCGCGAGACGAACGATCCACATCAAAGCTCCTTGGAACGATACTTTCTTATTTTGCTAATGCACCAGAGGCTCTATGGGTGCCAGTGTAAAAACAGCTTCGTTGGAGTCATGTAAAACGATACGTTTAGAAATAAGATGCTGTGACTGTGGAACAAGACTCATCGTTGCCCATTTCGGCGTTTTACGAGAGAGCCGGCCTTCTTCCTAGGGCGCTGATAATCAAGTCGCCTTAAACCTCCGAACGCAGCTTCCACCATTGCCTCAGACTCTGAGTTGTTGAGTGAGCCGTGGCCGGCGAGCAATCGAAAGATGGTGGGCCCATAGATCAGGTCGAGAACGATCTCCCCGTCGACAGCGCTGCGAATCTCGCCACGGTCTACGCCGCGGCGCCACATGACACGCGCAGCATCTCTGCGGGCATAGAGGAAACGTTCTCGAAACGAGGCCAGAAATCCCGGATCACTCTGCCCTTCCGCAATAAACTGGCAGAAGAGCCGCCCTAGCGTAGAGGTATAGAAAGCGGTCAATGACTTCAGCTGCTCGGTAAAATCTTCTTCGGCCGACCCCGTATCGGGCGTTGGAACCCTGTCCGTCATTCCGGCCAGATAAGCGTCCAGGGCCACCATGCTCTTGTTCGGCCACCACTTGTAGATCGTGGCCTTGCTGACACCAGCCCGTCTTGCGATTGCATCCGCGGTCACTTTGCGCAGCGACTCGCGCTCCAGCAACTGAAGTGTCGCTTTCAGAATGGCTGTCTTTGCCTCGAGGCTGCGGTGTCTCCCGCGTTTCCTCGGCTTCTCCGCGAGTTCCGGGGTTTGCTGTTTTCTCATACGTCGGTTCTCAACAAAATCATTGTAAACTAGACGTTCAGTATAGATAATCGACTGCCGATTCGTCGACTAACAAATCTTGCCACCACGACTCTTCAAATCACCGATGACTTGCATTATTTTACGAACCAATTTCAGCAACGACCTCGCCGCAACGTTCGAGAATTAGAGTTTTCGGTGCTACAAAGGGCTCTTGCCCGGAGTAAGGATCTTGCCTAAACTGTGAGTTTTTTCATGTAGTCGGCGTCGATCTTAAGCGCCTCCAGGGGCGGGATGTCATATGCTTCCTGCTCGACAAAGTAATGTCTCAGGTTTGCTTTCTTCGCCGCCTCAAAGACTGGACGGTAATCCAGGGTTCCCTTCCCCAATTCAGCCGCGGGAGGCGGTTCCATGACAGACACCGACTTATCGGTGTGCTTGAAGTCTTTGACATGAAGCATGGAGATTCGAGAAGGATAGCGCTGAAGATAGTCCACCGGATTGGCACCGCCAACGATGACCCACCCGCAGTCCAATTCGAAGGTCACCAACTCAGGATCGGTCAGGCGGATCATCTCGTCGAGTGGAACGACACCACCCTGTTTGCCAAACTCCATAGTGTGGTTGTGATAACCGAACTTCATGCCGGCGGCCTTCACCTTTTCGCCAAACTTGTTGAACTGATCGGCGTTCCATCGATAGTCCTCCAGGGTGAAAGAGCGAATCATTGTGGGATAAGACGTGTCTTTCAACCGCGATGGGTCTTTGATACCAGGGAAGGCGCAGATGATGTACCGCACGCCCAGCTCTCTGTTGAAGGCGACGATCTTATCGAAGTCTTTGCTCAGACTCGAGTAGGAGTAGTGAGCGCTGACGCACTTGAGACCGGCTGCCGACATCGCGCTCTTGACCTGCTCGGGCGAGCGGTCGAAGTAGCCTGCCGCCTCAACCTCCTGATAGCCAAGCGCGGCGATCTGTTTGAGCGTTCCCTCGTAGTCTTTTGCGAGCATCTCGCGGACGGAATAGAGCTGGAGGCCGATCGGCAGGCCAAAGGGGGAAGCCCATAATCGATCACTCTTCAGAAAAGAGGAACTATAGACGATCGCGGCGGTGGCAGACTGGAGGAAGTTTCTACGTGTATGACAGGTCATCCGGATCCTCTTCTCCTCGACGAACTAAGGGTTAGGTCAAATAGTCTCTATTGTTGGACCGCAGCGTGGCTCCTCTGCGGCCACGCGTGAATCAACAACGACCAAAGTGCATCACTAAGCGACTCCCTGATAATACTTGCCGGAGTGACGACGGCGAATCGATTCGATCAGATTCCGTCAGGAGAGAAAGGCGCGAGCCAGTTTTTCCGCTGCGAGAACAAGCTCCTCTTCGCTGCGAGCCGCGAAGGTAAAGACGAATTGGACGTGGCCGGGGCGCTCTACCTCGGAACATGCCGGCCAATAGACGCGCTCTAACCGCACCCCGGCGGCGAGTGCGCGGTCGAAGGCCTCCGTTTCGGAGAGGTCGATCTGGAAGTCAGCCAGGAAGTGCATCCCTGCATGGTCTCCGTAGATTGTGACTCTGCGGCCGAAGTGTTTCTGCAAGGATTCGACCAGCACGGCGCGGCGGTTGCCGTAGATGATCCGCATCTTTCTGACATAGGGTTCGAGATGTCCCTCAGTGAGAAAGTCTGTGAGGATGCGCTGGTCGATCGAAGAGCTTTGAAGATCGCAGAGCAGTTTGGCCCCTGTAAATACATTCTGAAAGGCACGGGGCACGACGAGATAACCCAGCCTCAAGGTGGGGAACAGCAGTTTCGAAAAGGTACCGACGTAGAGTACCGGAGCATCGGGCACCATCCCCTGAATGGAGGGGAGCGGCCTCTCGTTGTATCGATACTCGCTGTCGTAGTCGTCCTCGAGGATCAGAGCGCCTGCTTGTTTTGCCCATGCCAGCAGGTCCATACGGCGTGGGATCGAGAGTGAAACTCCTCGGGGGTACTGATGCGAAGGGGTGACATAGACGAGCTTCACCGTCTTGTCGGCGTGCCTTTTGAGTTGCGAGACCTGCATACCGTTGCGGTCGACTGGAATCGGCAGGAGGGTGGCTCCCTGGGAGGAGAAGATTCGTCCGGCGAAGCGGTATCCCGGCGCTTCGATCGCGGCGAAGTCGGAGGGATCGAGAAAGATTCTTGCGGCTAGGTAGATGGCCTGCTGGGATCCGCTGGTGATGATGATCTGACTCGGATCGCAGACGACGGCGCGGGACATGCGCAGATAGTGGGCCACGGCTACGCGCAGGTCGGTGTTGCCGCTGAACTCCTGGGTATATTGCAGGAGGTTTAGGCCGTCCTCCTGCATGCGTCGAACCAGGAGCCGGGTCCAAAGCTTTCGCGGAAAGGAGGCTACGTCCGGTCCGTGCGAGTCGAGGCGAATGATACCGGGGGGGATGGGCGGTCGGATCGGCGCGTTGATGAGGTCGCCATAGGCGGAGAGCCGGATGGGTGCAGAACTCTGGGGCTCTGGATCGATCTCTACGGTCACGCTGGAGGCGTACATATCCGTTTCGGGCAGCAAGGAACAGACGAAGGTTCCCGAACCGCGACGGGTTTCGAGATATCCCTCCGAGATCAGGCGGTCGTAACACTCGGTGACTGTGATTCGCGAGACACCGAGCGAGGTTGCGAGAGCTCGTGAGGCAGGCAGTTTGGCGCCAGCCTCGAACCTTCCTCCGACGATTCCGCCGCGCAGGCCATCGTAGATCTGGCGATAGAGAGCTATCCGGGAGATGGGATCGAGATTTAAGGCTACTTCCATGGCATCGGATGAGAGGAC
This window harbors:
- the pdxR gene encoding MocR-like pyridoxine biosynthesis transcription factor PdxR encodes the protein MEVALNLDPISRIALYRQIYDGLRGGIVGGRFEAGAKLPASRALATSLGVSRITVTECYDRLISEGYLETRRGSGTFVCSLLPETDMYASSVTVEIDPEPQSSAPIRLSAYGDLINAPIRPPIPPGIIRLDSHGPDVASFPRKLWTRLLVRRMQEDGLNLLQYTQEFSGNTDLRVAVAHYLRMSRAVVCDPSQIIITSGSQQAIYLAARIFLDPSDFAAIEAPGYRFAGRIFSSQGATLLPIPVDRNGMQVSQLKRHADKTVKLVYVTPSHQYPRGVSLSIPRRMDLLAWAKQAGALILEDDYDSEYRYNERPLPSIQGMVPDAPVLYVGTFSKLLFPTLRLGYLVVPRAFQNVFTGAKLLCDLQSSSIDQRILTDFLTEGHLEPYVRKMRIIYGNRRAVLVESLQKHFGRRVTIYGDHAGMHFLADFQIDLSETEAFDRALAAGVRLERVYWPACSEVERPGHVQFVFTFAARSEEELVLAAEKLARAFLS
- a CDS encoding sugar phosphate isomerase/epimerase family protein encodes the protein MTCHTRRNFLQSATAAIVYSSSFLKSDRLWASPFGLPIGLQLYSVREMLAKDYEGTLKQIAALGYQEVEAAGYFDRSPEQVKSAMSAAGLKCVSAHYSYSSLSKDFDKIVAFNRELGVRYIICAFPGIKDPSRLKDTSYPTMIRSFTLEDYRWNADQFNKFGEKVKAAGMKFGYHNHTMEFGKQGGVVPLDEMIRLTDPELVTFELDCGWVIVGGANPVDYLQRYPSRISMLHVKDFKHTDKSVSVMEPPPAAELGKGTLDYRPVFEAAKKANLRHYFVEQEAYDIPPLEALKIDADYMKKLTV
- a CDS encoding efflux RND transporter permease subunit, whose translation is MWIVRLALRRPYTFVVLSLLLFIIGPVVMLRTPVDIFPNIDIPVVSVVWNYAGLSPEQLSDRIVLPFERNLTTVVNDIEHTESQTLNGVSVVKIFFRPSVNISQAVAQVTAISQTALRQYPQGTQPPLVIQYSASSVPILQLGLSGNGLSEQQLYDFGTNFIRTQLATVQGASMPFPYGGKQRQIQVDVDTQKLQAYGLSASDIVNTISTQNIILPAGDMKMGHVDYQVETNSAPSSIAELNNLPIKTVNGSTTYLRDIGNVRDGFPPQTNIVRVDGQRASLMTIQKTGNASTLNIISDVRAQLPLIAAQLPPALKMQPIADQSVFVRGAISGVVREALIAACLTAAMILIFLGSWRSTIIIAVSIPLSVICSLLMLAALGETINIMTLGGLALAVGILVDDATVEIENINRNLEEGKEVEQAILDGAAQIAVPAFVSTISICIVFVPMFFLGGVARYLFVPLAEAVVFAMLASYFLSRTIVPTMAKYLLKPHQQEHTTHVSRNPLVRFQLTFERYFEKLRNWYHGLLSFCLEYRVTFLLSIGAFWIASVVLLYPWLGQDFFPSVDGGQFKLHVRAHTGTRIEDTARLCDQIEGVIRREIPAAELISVIDNIGIPYSGLNLSYSNSAPVGTADADILVSLDEKHRPTAEYTHELRDKLTQQFPGTEFYYLPTDMVSQILNFGLPAQIDIQVVGQQVAQNRILAEQLMQQISHISGTTDLRIQQPFNLPTWTIDVDRTRAQQVGYSQRDVAVSVLTSLSGSFQTNPTFYLNPQNHVSYNVAVQTPQYNVQSLQQLENFPIATNGSTQQPQILGNLASIRRGAEQGTVSHYNARPVIDIYGAVEGTDLASVSTRIEQMVKDSKGKLPRGTEIYVRGQIQTMHTSFTGLVYGLLFSIVLVYALIVVNFQSWLDPFIIIAALPGALAGIVWLLFLTGTHISVPALTGAIMCVGVATANSILVVSFAKEQMDLGLNALDAALSAGFTRFRPVIMTALAMIIGMVPMALGLGDGGEQNAPLGRAVIGGLLLATFGTLTFVPVFFSFMHRNDPPPVAQDSEESL
- a CDS encoding TetR/AcrR family transcriptional regulator; this translates as MRKQQTPELAEKPRKRGRHRSLEAKTAILKATLQLLERESLRKVTADAIARRAGVSKATIYKWWPNKSMVALDAYLAGMTDRVPTPDTGSAEEDFTEQLKSLTAFYTSTLGRLFCQFIAEGQSDPGFLASFRERFLYARRDAARVMWRRGVDRGEIRSAVDGEIVLDLIYGPTIFRLLAGHGSLNNSESEAMVEAAFGGLRRLDYQRPRKKAGSLVKRRNGQR